One part of the Vanessa cardui chromosome 2, ilVanCard2.1, whole genome shotgun sequence genome encodes these proteins:
- the LOC124541121 gene encoding protocadherin-like wing polarity protein stan isoform X1 → MAAPLFLAALALTATPALSQGPTLPPALAAIALSIRSRAIQDSRCYLMNGGAVESFFISEDTPVGSIIGTLSVNGDPNDLNGDISLRIQEKNPPIALVPGTKNLTLLRELDREERLGPSSVYVNVRCDRRHTADPSFVVPVSVRVWDVNDNAPAWRGAPFRARVSELAAVGARVLAAPAADPDQPGPHAAVRYSVLPGPASEYVGFLSELDSTIVVKRPLDYETLRNFTVRLRAQDGGSPPRHNDTTLTVELLDADDHNPKFSAEHYVATVPRRAQEGTILETSPGPISAADQDTGINAPVYYSVSGEGADLVTLDRDSGALAATAALLRTTAPVTVVIKATQVDNPDRYALATVALRRDAPGAGAGVGATRAGVRFSRRAFSVSVPEDAPPGTVLAALSTRAADQVPLQFYVSERSFLEKFAINGAGEVLLRKPLDYEVEDSYRYQVMVTDGETNDTASVEISVQNVNEWEPRFRHAQYEFEARGAGALGRLLVHDGDRGDAVRLSLAGPGAEALEVSPSGELFLREGALAALNSTTLHVVATAQDSGSPPRQTSVPVVVRVPESLLGAHVWRAHASPLFAAFACALALLALLLLALLAYLCRLKRRRQVKDTSTVKSTTPEKPAALSVASGGSLQSVSAGASSILAASSTSLELPAGEGAARAAGGAAGGGAGALSDHLQGAAGRSGVAWPSATIPARVKHLSWDDAAQAAEERREVTETTNSAMAEHMNLTVYF, encoded by the exons ATGGCCGCGCCGCTGTTCCTGGCGGCGCTCGCGCTCACTGCGACGCCAGCGCTGTCGCAAG GGCCAACTCTACCACCTGCACTCGCAGCTATAGCGCTCTCCATACGTTCTCGGG CTATCCAAGATAGTCGTTGCTATTTGATGAACGGTGGAGCAGTCGAAAGCTTCTTCATAAGCGAGGACACACCCGTCGGCAGCATTATAg GGACACTTAGTGTGAATGGAGATCCGAACGATTTAAATGGTGACATCTCGCTGCGAATACAAGAGAAGAACCCGCCCATAGCGCTGGTGCCCGGCACCAAGAATCTGACGCTGCTCCGGGAGCTCGACCGCGAGGAGCGCCTCGGGCCGTCCAGCGTCTACGTCAACGTGCGCTGCGACCGCCGCCACACGGCAGACCCG AGCTTCGTGGTGCCGGTGTCGGTGCGCGTGTGGGACGTGAACGACAACGCGCCGGCGTGGCGCGGCGCGCCCTTCCGCGCGCGCGTGTCGGAGCTGGCGGCCGTGGGCGCGCGCGTGCtggccgcgcccgccgccgacCCCGACCAGCCCGGCCCGCACGCCGCCGTGCGCTACTCCGTGCTGCCCGGCCCCGCCAGC GAGTACGTCGGGTTCCTCAGCGAGCTGGACAGCACGATAGTGGTGAAGCGGCCGCTGGACTACGAGACGCTGCGCAACTTCACGGTGCGCCTGCGCGCGCAGGACGGCGGCTCCCCGCCGCGCCACAACGACACCACGCTCACCGTCGAGCTGCTCGACGCCGACGACCACAACCCCAAGTTCAGCGCCGAGCACTACGTCGCCACCGTGCCGCGCCGAGCGCAGGAG GGTACGATACTGGAGACCTCCCCCGGACCGATATCGGCCGCCGACCAGGACACCGGCATCAACGCGCCCGTCTACTACAGCGTCAGCGGGGAGGGCGCCGACCTGGTCACGCTCGACCGCGACAGCGGAGCGCTGGCCGCCACCGCCGCCCTGCTGCGCACCACCGCGCCCGTCACCGTCGTCATCAAG GCCACGCAGGTGGACAACCCGGACCGCTACGCGCTGGCCACGGTGGCGCTGCGACGCGACGCGCCGGGCGCGGGTGCGGGCGTGGGCGCGACACGCGCGGGCGTGCGCTTCTCGCGGCGCGCCTTCAGCGTCAGCGTGCCCGAGGACGCGCCGCCCGGCACCGTGCTCGCCGCGCTGTCCACGCGCGCCGCCGACCAG GTCCCGCTGCAGTTCTACGTGTCCGAGCGCAGCTTCCTCGAGAAGTTCGCGATCAACGGCGCCGGGGAGGTGCTCCTGCGGAAGCCGCTCGACTACGAGGTCGAGGACTCGTACCGGTACCAGGTCATGGTCACGGACGGCGAGACG AACGACACGGCGTCGGTGGAGATCAGCGTGCAGAACGTGAACGAGTGGGAGCCGCGCTTCCGCCACGCGCAGTACGAGTTCGaggcgcgcggcgcgggcgcgctgGGCCGCCTGCTCGTGCACGACGGCGACCGCGGCGACGCCGTGCGCCTGTCGCTCGCCGGGCCCGGCGCCGA GGCGCTGGAGGTGAGTCCGTCGGGCGAGCTGTTCCTGCGCGAGGGGGCGCTGGCGGCGCTCAACTCCACGACGCTGCACGTCGTCGCCACGGCGCAGGACTCGGGCTCGCCGCCGCGCCAG ACGTCGGTGCCGGTGGTGGTGCGCGTGCCGGAGTCGCTGCTGGGCGCGCACGTGTGGCGCGCGCACGCGTCGCCGCTGTTCGCCGCCTTCGCGTGCGCGCTGGCGCTGCTGGCGCTGCTGCTGCTGGCGCTGCTGGCCTACCTCTGCCGGCTCAA gCGCAGAAGACAGGTTAAGGATACGAGTACGGTGAAATCGACGACGCCGGAGAAGCCCGCCGCGCTCAGCGTGGCCAGCGGCGGCTCCCTGCAGAGCGTGTCGGCCGGCGCCAGCAGCATCCTGGCCGCCTCCAGCACCAGCCTCGAGCTGCCCGCCG GCGAgggcgcggcgcgggcggcgggggGCGCGGCGgggggcggcgcgggcgcgctgAGCGACCACCTGCAGGGCGCTGCGGGGCGCTCGGGCGTGGCGTGGCCCAGCGCCACCATCCCCGCGCGCGTCAAGCACCTCAGCTGGGACGACGCGGCGCAG GCGGCCGAGGAGCGTCGCGAGGTGACGGAGACGACGAACTCGGCGATGGCCGAGCATATGAACCTCACCGTTTACTTCTGA
- the LOC124541121 gene encoding protocadherin-like wing polarity protein stan isoform X2 produces the protein MAAPLFLAALALTATPALSQAIQDSRCYLMNGGAVESFFISEDTPVGSIIGTLSVNGDPNDLNGDISLRIQEKNPPIALVPGTKNLTLLRELDREERLGPSSVYVNVRCDRRHTADPSFVVPVSVRVWDVNDNAPAWRGAPFRARVSELAAVGARVLAAPAADPDQPGPHAAVRYSVLPGPASEYVGFLSELDSTIVVKRPLDYETLRNFTVRLRAQDGGSPPRHNDTTLTVELLDADDHNPKFSAEHYVATVPRRAQEGTILETSPGPISAADQDTGINAPVYYSVSGEGADLVTLDRDSGALAATAALLRTTAPVTVVIKATQVDNPDRYALATVALRRDAPGAGAGVGATRAGVRFSRRAFSVSVPEDAPPGTVLAALSTRAADQVPLQFYVSERSFLEKFAINGAGEVLLRKPLDYEVEDSYRYQVMVTDGETNDTASVEISVQNVNEWEPRFRHAQYEFEARGAGALGRLLVHDGDRGDAVRLSLAGPGAEALEVSPSGELFLREGALAALNSTTLHVVATAQDSGSPPRQTSVPVVVRVPESLLGAHVWRAHASPLFAAFACALALLALLLLALLAYLCRLKRRRQVKDTSTVKSTTPEKPAALSVASGGSLQSVSAGASSILAASSTSLELPAGEGAARAAGGAAGGGAGALSDHLQGAAGRSGVAWPSATIPARVKHLSWDDAAQAAEERREVTETTNSAMAEHMNLTVYF, from the exons ATGGCCGCGCCGCTGTTCCTGGCGGCGCTCGCGCTCACTGCGACGCCAGCGCTGTCGCAAG CTATCCAAGATAGTCGTTGCTATTTGATGAACGGTGGAGCAGTCGAAAGCTTCTTCATAAGCGAGGACACACCCGTCGGCAGCATTATAg GGACACTTAGTGTGAATGGAGATCCGAACGATTTAAATGGTGACATCTCGCTGCGAATACAAGAGAAGAACCCGCCCATAGCGCTGGTGCCCGGCACCAAGAATCTGACGCTGCTCCGGGAGCTCGACCGCGAGGAGCGCCTCGGGCCGTCCAGCGTCTACGTCAACGTGCGCTGCGACCGCCGCCACACGGCAGACCCG AGCTTCGTGGTGCCGGTGTCGGTGCGCGTGTGGGACGTGAACGACAACGCGCCGGCGTGGCGCGGCGCGCCCTTCCGCGCGCGCGTGTCGGAGCTGGCGGCCGTGGGCGCGCGCGTGCtggccgcgcccgccgccgacCCCGACCAGCCCGGCCCGCACGCCGCCGTGCGCTACTCCGTGCTGCCCGGCCCCGCCAGC GAGTACGTCGGGTTCCTCAGCGAGCTGGACAGCACGATAGTGGTGAAGCGGCCGCTGGACTACGAGACGCTGCGCAACTTCACGGTGCGCCTGCGCGCGCAGGACGGCGGCTCCCCGCCGCGCCACAACGACACCACGCTCACCGTCGAGCTGCTCGACGCCGACGACCACAACCCCAAGTTCAGCGCCGAGCACTACGTCGCCACCGTGCCGCGCCGAGCGCAGGAG GGTACGATACTGGAGACCTCCCCCGGACCGATATCGGCCGCCGACCAGGACACCGGCATCAACGCGCCCGTCTACTACAGCGTCAGCGGGGAGGGCGCCGACCTGGTCACGCTCGACCGCGACAGCGGAGCGCTGGCCGCCACCGCCGCCCTGCTGCGCACCACCGCGCCCGTCACCGTCGTCATCAAG GCCACGCAGGTGGACAACCCGGACCGCTACGCGCTGGCCACGGTGGCGCTGCGACGCGACGCGCCGGGCGCGGGTGCGGGCGTGGGCGCGACACGCGCGGGCGTGCGCTTCTCGCGGCGCGCCTTCAGCGTCAGCGTGCCCGAGGACGCGCCGCCCGGCACCGTGCTCGCCGCGCTGTCCACGCGCGCCGCCGACCAG GTCCCGCTGCAGTTCTACGTGTCCGAGCGCAGCTTCCTCGAGAAGTTCGCGATCAACGGCGCCGGGGAGGTGCTCCTGCGGAAGCCGCTCGACTACGAGGTCGAGGACTCGTACCGGTACCAGGTCATGGTCACGGACGGCGAGACG AACGACACGGCGTCGGTGGAGATCAGCGTGCAGAACGTGAACGAGTGGGAGCCGCGCTTCCGCCACGCGCAGTACGAGTTCGaggcgcgcggcgcgggcgcgctgGGCCGCCTGCTCGTGCACGACGGCGACCGCGGCGACGCCGTGCGCCTGTCGCTCGCCGGGCCCGGCGCCGA GGCGCTGGAGGTGAGTCCGTCGGGCGAGCTGTTCCTGCGCGAGGGGGCGCTGGCGGCGCTCAACTCCACGACGCTGCACGTCGTCGCCACGGCGCAGGACTCGGGCTCGCCGCCGCGCCAG ACGTCGGTGCCGGTGGTGGTGCGCGTGCCGGAGTCGCTGCTGGGCGCGCACGTGTGGCGCGCGCACGCGTCGCCGCTGTTCGCCGCCTTCGCGTGCGCGCTGGCGCTGCTGGCGCTGCTGCTGCTGGCGCTGCTGGCCTACCTCTGCCGGCTCAA gCGCAGAAGACAGGTTAAGGATACGAGTACGGTGAAATCGACGACGCCGGAGAAGCCCGCCGCGCTCAGCGTGGCCAGCGGCGGCTCCCTGCAGAGCGTGTCGGCCGGCGCCAGCAGCATCCTGGCCGCCTCCAGCACCAGCCTCGAGCTGCCCGCCG GCGAgggcgcggcgcgggcggcgggggGCGCGGCGgggggcggcgcgggcgcgctgAGCGACCACCTGCAGGGCGCTGCGGGGCGCTCGGGCGTGGCGTGGCCCAGCGCCACCATCCCCGCGCGCGTCAAGCACCTCAGCTGGGACGACGCGGCGCAG GCGGCCGAGGAGCGTCGCGAGGTGACGGAGACGACGAACTCGGCGATGGCCGAGCATATGAACCTCACCGTTTACTTCTGA
- the LOC124536889 gene encoding zinc finger protein 492-like, which yields MTEVCSVNSNRDENKSLPKDNGVLGVKEEQEITVKQELVDCLVCLNRTPENCDLSTTNTAAGTTLYDYLCKFTLTDIGKTTNGSKFICKTCLNLVNILERAELEYLKLKEEFQSILSKNPLFVTQNIQVSVSLDPVKNESLDLDKNFDDDSEDEPLSLTKKKRHRKLDKRKKKTLTDNKRKVRSKLCDDSWQCTECEVSGETGGPEALATHMLLSHTLPGSIQIEKVKKEESPDRSQSPTFNNFDEMFKVEAEGFDDDDESSNYVPDDLSNGKHSKRSKLLGRGKRKNGSSSTVKKKKDPKIIHQCDQCNAKYTSLVRLEQHKLKHDDSKPPYICEVCGAHYKHKRACDIHVAMHKGISDWKCEECNKLFPSKGALQRHNNIHTGKLNYQCDLCGKSFIHTSSFKMHKLSHSGVKPHSCDVCGLALMTRSHLKRHKRVHSGEKRHECGVCGKRFSERYNLAAHARAHAADGAALALQPRRRLFRCAFCPERFERRVQLERHAAAAHGRALERPPPTPRNTMSKLLKAQAQRRDPACKPERSPPPAPAPAAPHAPAAPAAAAASSWAGVYAAEFGLRADYSH from the exons ATGACTGAAGTCTGCTCAGTAAATAGCAACAGAGATGAGAACAAGAGCTTACCGAAGGATAATGGAGTTTTGGGTGTAAAAGAGGAACAAGAAATAACTGTAAAGCAGGAGCTAGTCGACTGTTTGGTGTGCCTGAACCGGACGCCAGAGAATTGCGATTTGAGTACCACGAATACCGCTGCGGGAACTACTCTCtatgattatttatgtaaatttacacTAACCGATATCGGGAAAACAACAAATGGTTCCAAATTCATTTGTAAAACGTGCCTCAATCTAGTTAATATATTAGAACGCGCAGAGTtagagtatttaaaattaaaagaggaATTTCAATCCATACTCAGCAAGAACCCATTATTTGTAACACAAAATATACAAGTTTCCGTGTCACTCGACCCTGTGAAAAATGAAAGTTTGGATCTTGACAAAAATTTCGATGATGATTCGGAGGACGAGCCTTTATCCCTCACTAAAAAGAAACGTCATAGAAAACTtgacaaaagaaaaaagaaaacacttACAGATAACAAGCGAAAAGTGCGCAGCAAACTTTGTGATGATAG TTGGCAGTGTACGGAATGCGAGGTGAGTGGGGAGACAGGCGGCCCAGAGGCTTTGGCCACTCACATGCTACTCTCACATACTCTACCAGGTTCCATACAAATTGAAAAGGTCAAGAAAGAGGAGTCACCGGACAG ATCCCAAAGTCCAACTTTcaacaattttgatgaaatgttTAAAGTAGAAGCTGAAGgttttgatgatgatgatgaaagttCAAACTATGTACCTGACGATCTGAGCAATGGTAAGCATAGTAAAAGAAGCAAACTTCTTGGTCGAGGCAAACGAAAAAATGGTAGCAGTTCTACtgtaaagaaaaagaaagatcCCAAGATTATTCATCAATGTGATCAGTGCAATGCAAAATATACGTCACTCG TGCGACTGGAGCAACACAAGTTGAAGCACGACGACTCCAAGCCACCCTACATCTGTGAAGTGTGCGGAGCGCACTACAAGCACAAGCGAGCCTGCGACATACACGTCGCCATGCACAAAG GTATCAGCGACTGGAAATGTGAAGAGTGCAACAAGCTGTTTCCATCCAAAGGCGCCCTGCAGAGGCACAACAACATCCACACGGGGAAACTCAACTACCAG TGTGACCTGTGCGGCAAGTCGTTCATCCACACGTCGTCGTTCAAGATGCACAAGCTGTCGCACTCGGGCGTGAAGCCGCACTCGTGCGACGTGTGCGGGCTGGCGCTGATGACGCGCTCGCACCTCAAGCGCCACAAGCGCGTGCACTCGGGCGAGAAGCGCCACGAGTGCGGCGTGTGCGGCAAGCGCTTCTCCGAGCGCTACAACCTGGCGGCGCACGCGCGCGCGCACGCGGCCGACGGCGCCGCGCTGGCGCTGCAGCCGCGCCGCCGCCTCTTCCGCTGCGCCTTCTGCCCCGAGCGCTTCGAGCGCCGCGTGCAGCTCGAGCGCCACGCCGCCGCCGCGCACGGCCGCGCGCTCGAGCGCCCGCCGCCCACGCCGCGCAACACCATGAGCAAGCTGCTCAAGGCGCAGGCGCAGCGCCGCGACCCCGCCTGCAAGCCGGAGCGCAGCCCGCcacccgcgcccgcgcccgccgcgccccacgcgcccgccgcgcccgccgccgccgccgccagcTCGTGGGCCGGCGTCTACGCCGCCGAGTTCGGCCTGCGCGCCGACTACTCGCACTAG
- the LOC124536916 gene encoding thialysine N-epsilon-acetyltransferase-like has translation MMSEKYSDTDLKIRRAEKHDMFAVAEMIQELADFEKMSDGPKIGVKDLQRDGFEAQPPAFRCLVAVVSKDGSEFIVGYALYFPTYSTWEGKSMMLEDLYVRTSQRRRGVGDKLFNAVAKEAIASGSSRLDFHVLEWNDARAFYEGKGAVNLTNSENWCYYRLTGEPLKVSAQLGEMK, from the exons atgatgagTGAGAAATATAGTGATACTGATTTAAAAATCCGTCGCGCTGAAAAACATGATATGTTTGCGGTAGCCGAAATGATTCAA GAGCTTGCAGATTTCGAGAAAATGTCAGATGGTCCAAAGATAGGTGTGAAAG ATCTGCAACGTGACGGGTTTGAAGCACAGCCACCCGCATTTCGATGTCTCGTAGCAGTAGTGTCGAAGGATGGATCTGAGTTTATAGTGGGATATGCGCTCTATTTCCCGACGTATTCAACATGGGAAGGCAAATCTATGATGTTGGAGGATTTATACGTCCGGACGAGTCAGCGCCGTCGTGGGGTTGGGGATAAATTATTCAATGCTGTTGCCAAA GAAGCTATAGCTTCAGGCTCGTCTAGGTTAGACTTTCATGTTTTAGAATGGAATGATGCAAGAGCCTTCTATGAAGGAAAGGGTGCTGTTAACTTGACTAACTCAGAGAATTGGTGTTACTATCGTCTCACAGGAGAACCACTAAAGGTATCTGCACAATTgggtgaaatgaaatga